Proteins encoded in a region of the Diospyros lotus cultivar Yz01 chromosome 9, ASM1463336v1, whole genome shotgun sequence genome:
- the LOC127810320 gene encoding protein PIN-LIKES 2-like: MFRFLAEIYNNIKLSNDVLSAVVPLLKLLTLTVVGLVLAHPRTQIIPKATFRLLSKLVFTLFLPCLIFTHLGNSITLKNVTLWWFIPANVLVSTLVGCILGFLVVIICRPPAEFTRFTIIMTAFGNTGNLPLSVVSSICHSAGNPFGPHCRHKGVAYVTFAHWVAVILVYTLVYHMMEPPLRYHDIVEEGTQIQIGEKNQVNNFGKPLLKEAERPGVEDEATELSKTPFVARIFNSVTSETHSCSLDADVELEGVATSPKSISYLAEPRVAEQTTLKHILLPGMIASLLAIIVGMAPQIKSLFFGHDAPLSFITDSLEILAGAMVPSVMLVLGGMLAEGPNDSKLGLRTTIGITAARLFVLPLLGIGIAASADKLDILVHGDQMYKFVLLLQYTTPSAILLGAIANLRGYAIREASALLFWQHLCALFSCSLYMVVYFKLLSYA, from the coding sequence ATGTTTCGGTTCCTAGCCGAAATTTATAACAACATTAAATTGAGCAATGATGTGCTAAGCGCCGTGGTGCCCTTGTTGAAGCTTCTCACCCTCACAGTTGTAGGGCTAGTTCTTGCACACCCAAGAACCCAAATCATCCCCAAGGCGACTTTCAGGCTACTTAGCAAACTTGTTTTCACTCTCTTCTTGCCTTGCCTTATCTTCACCCACTTGGGCAATTCCATCACGCTGAAAAATGTCACACTCTGGTGGTTCATCCCTGCAAATGTGTTAGTAAGTACTCTTGTAGGATGCATTCTGGGGTTCTTGGTGGTAATTATATGTCGGCCGCCTGCCGAATTCACTAGGTTCACCATCATCATGACTGCATTTGGCAATACTGGAAATCTTCCTCTTTCTGTTGTTAGTTCTATCTGTCACAGTGCCGGTAATCCATTTGGACCTCATTGCCGTCATAAAGGCGTGGCTTATGTCACTTTCGCGCATTGGGTTGCTGTAATTCTGGTTTATACCCTTGTTTATCACATGATGGAACCACCTCTCAGGTACCATGACATTGTTGAGGAAGGAACTCAAATTCAAATTGGGGAAAAAAATCAGGTCAATAATTTCGGTAAGCCCCTTCTCAAAGAAGCCGAACGGCCTGGGGTTGAGGATGAAGCAACCGAACTTTCAAAGACCCCATTTGTTGCCCGTATTTTCAATAGTGTGACAAGTGAAACGCACTCGTGTAGTCTTGACGCTGATGTCGAACTGGAAGGGGTCGCGACCAGTCCCAAGTCAATTAGTTACTTGGCCGAGCCTAGAGTAGCAGAACAGACTACTCTAAAGCACATACTGCTGCCAGGAATGATTGCTTCTTTGTTAGCTATCATTGTCGGGATGGCGCCTCAGATCAAATCTTTATTCTTCGGGCATGACGCCCCACTGTCTTTCATAACGGACAGTCTAGAGATCTTGGCCGGTGCCATGGTTCCATCCGTCATGCTTGTTCTTGGAGGTATGCTGGCTGAGGGGCCGAATGATTCTAAACTGGGTCTCCGAACAACAATCGGTATAACAGCGGCTAGGCTTTTCGTGCTTCCCCTGCTTGGAATTGGAATAGCGGCATCGGCTGATAAATTGGATATTCTTGTTCATGGCGATCAAATGTACAAGTTTGTGCTTTTGTTGCAGTACACAACACCAAGCGCCATCTTATTGGGAGCAATTGCCAACTTGAGGGGTTACGCCATTAGGGAGGCCTCAGCTCTTCTCTTTTGGCAGCATTTGTGTGCATTGTTCTCATGCTCCTTGTACATGGTGGTATACTTTAAACTGTTATCATATGCTTGA
- the LOC127810433 gene encoding uncharacterized protein LOC127810433 isoform X2 has protein sequence MLEEYCNAHETVRAAMSAASLMKRQVDELKDALCKTSLKIVQMEWMHDVTPKPFHNVRSGADGRTWQQDYLNALTRLDVTYHSFTRTEQEWKAAQSNMEAASNGLFSAPNELYIASVKAKSA, from the exons ATGCTTGAGGAGTACTGCAATGCGCATGAAACTGTCAGAGCAGCAATGTCAGCTGCCTCCCTCATGAAAAGGCAGGTGGATGAACTTAAGGATGCTCTTTGCAAGACCAGCCTAAAGATAGTTCAGATGGAATGGATGCATGATGTTACTCCGAAACCCTTTCATAATGTCAG GTCTGGTGCTGATGGGAGGACATGGCAGCAAGATTACTTGAATGCACTAACAAGATTGGATGTCACCTATCATTCTTTTACAC GTACTGAGCAAGAGTGGAAGGCTGCTCAGAGCAACATGGAAGCTGCATCAAATGGCTTATTTTCTGCTCCTAATGAACTCTACATTGCTTCTGTGAAAGCAAAGTCAGCttga
- the LOC127810432 gene encoding probable ribose-5-phosphate isomerase 2, giving the protein MQMSRMAIAYPRFIGSDNAPTSEVALMSPSPVILTQDELKKIAAYKAVEFVESGMVLGLGTGSTAKHAIDRIGELLRQGKLTNIVGIPTSKKTHEQAASLGIPLSDLDSHPVIDLAIDGADEVDPYMNLVKGRGGSLLREKMIEGACKKFIVIVDESKLVKHLGGSGLAMPVEIVPFCWQFTSQRLKLLFEDVGCVAKLRTFSENGEPFVTDNRNYIIDLYFKKDIGDLGAASDSILRLPGVVEHGMFLGMATTVIVAGELGVTVKNKYAHG; this is encoded by the coding sequence ATGCAGATGTCGCGTATGGCGATTGCGTATCCCCGTTTTATTGGGTCAGATAACGCGCCTACTTCCGAGGTGGCGCTGATGTCTCCGTCGCCGGTGATTCTAACGCAGGACGAGCTCAAGAAGATCGCCGCCTACAAGGCCGTGGAGTTCGTGGAGTCTGGCATGGTCTTGGGCCTGGGCACCGGCTCCACCGCCAAGCACGCCATCGACCGAATCGGTGAGCTCTTGCGCCAAGGCAAGCTCACCAACATCGTTGGAATTCCCACCTCCAAGAAGACCCACGAGCAGGCCGCGTCGCTCGGGATTCCCTTGTCCGACCTCGACAGCCACCCCGTCATCGATTTGGCCATCGACGGCGCCGACGAGGTCGACCCCTACATGAATCTGGTCAAGGGCCGAGGTGGGTCGTTGCTCAGGGAGAAGATGATAGAGGGGGCTTGCAAGAAATTCATCGTCATTGTTGATGAGTCCAAGTTGGTGAAGCATTTGGGGGGCAGTGGCCTTGCTATGCCGGTTGAGATTGTTCCGTTTTGCTGGCAATTCACTTCTCAGAGGCTGAAATTGTTGTTTGAGGATGTGGGTTGCGTCGCGAAGCTCAGGACTTTCAGTGAAAACGGCGAACCATTTGTGACTGACAACAGGAATTACATCATCGATTTGTATTTCAAGAAAGATATTGGGGATTTGGGGGCTGCCAGCGATTCAATTCTGAGGCTTCCTGGTGTGGTGGAGCACGGGATGTTTCTGGGCATGGCAACGACGGTCATTGTTGCCGGCGAACTCGGCGTCacagtgaagaacaagtacGCGCATGGGTAA
- the LOC127810433 gene encoding uncharacterized protein LOC127810433 isoform X1 has product MGWASCGPNSSVIRSTSTRNLGMPPEFHNHLMRWQEAREKASDIIKICMPILDLEASRDGIFRTSGELYPFRSGADGRTWQQDYLNALTRLDVTYHSFTRTEQEWKAAQSNMEAASNGLFSAPNELYIASVKAKSA; this is encoded by the exons ATGGGTTGGGCCTCTTGTGGTCCAAACTCCAGTGTGATACGGAGTACTTCAACGAGGAATTTAGGAATGCCTCCTGAATTTCATAACCATCTGATGAGATGGCAGGAAGCCAGAGAAAAAGCTTCAGATATCATTAAAATTTGCATGCCAATATTAGATTTGGAAGCATCTAGAGATGGCATTTTTCGCACTTCAGGAGAGCTTTACCCCTTTAGGTCTGGTGCTGATGGGAGGACATGGCAGCAAGATTACTTGAATGCACTAACAAGATTGGATGTCACCTATCATTCTTTTACAC GTACTGAGCAAGAGTGGAAGGCTGCTCAGAGCAACATGGAAGCTGCATCAAATGGCTTATTTTCTGCTCCTAATGAACTCTACATTGCTTCTGTGAAAGCAAAGTCAGCttga